GACCCAGAAGGGCAGGAATTTGGGGAAAGCCTCCACCAGAAGCAATCCCAAATGAGCGTGGCCACATTAAGGATCAAACCCGGCGGGCTCCGTGTTCCCCACTGGCATTTCAACGCCAACGAACACGGCTACGTGCTGCAAGTAAGCGgcactgctttgtttcttttccccactcttcctttttctctctttccctttcaaGCCCATCCTCACGATCTCTCTACGATCGCATGGGGCTCATTTTCCCCCACCCTACAAAGTATTTTCCGTGCGGGAACGAAAGGAGGAAATGTTGTAGGGAACGGCGTGGATCGGCGTGGTCACCAATGAGAACGTCACCACTTTCAAGGCGTCGGAAGGCcaggtggtttttttcccccgcAACGCCGTGC
The DNA window shown above is from Meleagris gallopavo isolate NT-WF06-2002-E0010 breed Aviagen turkey brand Nicholas breeding stock unplaced genomic scaffold, Turkey_5.1 ChrUn_random_7180001956059, whole genome shotgun sequence and carries:
- the LOC104917139 gene encoding germin-like protein subfamily 2 member 2 — its product is MSVATLRIKPGGLRVPHWHFNANEHGYVLQGTAWIGVVTNENVTTFKASEGQVVFFPRNAVHWIKNFGAEDLVILLFFGSHEEVKTLDVDDAFFGMPEDIVAQALQVWSWKVNLVLVRSF